Part of the Sorghum bicolor cultivar BTx623 chromosome 1, Sorghum_bicolor_NCBIv3, whole genome shotgun sequence genome, ATAGGAATAGTAACTTTAGGCACATGGATGTGCACTTTGGAAGTTTGGTGACCTGTATGGCATCTCGAGCCAAGTTCGAGAATCATTGATGTGTTTTACTCTATATATAAGCGAGTCTTGCTTGTTGTCTATAGGCATTGACCAACCATTTGATTGTACATATGACCGATGAAAATTATATACAAAGATTGTCCGATGACCGGCAACATTGCGTTGCCTGGGACGATGTTTGGTGGGCTTCGATGAACACAGAACTTGATGGTAAACACAGAGACAAACGAGTTATACTGGTTCAGGCGGAATATAGCATAATACACCTAACTCTGCTCTAACttttcaagaaaattagaatgtcttataatttggaattgaTGTAGTGCGAGCTACTTTTGGGCTGGCAATTAAATCCAAGTGTATTCTTGCGCGCGTTATATTACTGACCAACGGCATCAGCAACCGTCATTATTACTTTATTTACTTTAATTTAATgaacctagctagctagctatagctattatagaaataataaatatatagtGACCTCATTCTGGAAATTTGACTCTTTGGCCTTGCTTGCATTGGAGCCAAGCAGCGCGCAATACAACATTATATTCATGCATGGCGTCAGCCGAGGATCGGCAGCAGCTCGCTCGGTTCCTCTATTTATAGGTGCGCGAGGAGGGCCTCTCTCCCTGCAGTgtgcagcagccagcagctaGTACACACTCACTGCTAGCTCTCATCAGTCATCACTATAGCACGAACTCGCTCGGTGAGCCAAGCAGTGTGCTCGCTCGGAGGAGCATATATAGCTTAATTAATTTGCTGCTGCTACCACGCACACTGCACTGAcgacgatcgatcgatcgagcaAGTACGTAGCTAAGCTAGTGATCGATCGGTCGACCGTAGCCGTACGACGTAGctagtgcaagatcaacaagatcAGGATCACGCGCGGCGCAGCAGGCCATCCAAATCTATCTATCATATCAATCATGGCTCTAGCGTCGGTTGCCAAGGTTGTTCTTGGTTCCCTGGCCTTCGGTGTTTTCTGGGTGCTTGCCGTGTTCCCGTCGGTTCCCTTCATGCCCATCGGCCGGACTGCGGGCGCGCTGCTGAGCGCGGTGCTAATGATCGTGTTCCACGTGATCAGCCCGGACGACGCGTACGCGTCCGTGGACCTCCCGATCCTGGGCCTCCTCTTCGCCACCATGGTGGTGGGCAGCTACCTCAAGAACGCCGGCATGTTCAAGCACCTGGGCACGCTGCTGGCGTGGCGGAGCCAGGGCGGCCGCGACCTGCTCTGCCGCGTCTGCGTCGTCACGGCGCTCGCCAGCGCGCTCTTCACCAACGACACCTGCTGCGTCGTGCTCACCGAGTTCGTGCTCGAGCTCGCCGCCGAGCGCAACCTCCCCGCTAAGCCCTTCCTGCTGGCGCTCGCGTCCAGCGCCAACATCGGCTCCAGCGCCACgcccatcggcaacccgcagAACCTCGTCATCGCATTCAACAGCAAGATCCCGTTCCCCAAGTTCCTGCTCGGAATCCTGCCGGCCATGCTCGCCGGAATGGCAGTCAACATGGTCATGCTGCTATGCATGTACTGGAAGGACCTGGATGGGAATGGGAGTCCCACCATGGACGTTGACGGCAAGCGGATGCAGGCCGTCGAGGAGGGGGCTGcccatgccgccgccgccggcgtcgtGGAGCAGAGCCCCAAGCTGCTGCAGCTTGGCACCACCAACGGCGGCACCGGCTACATGTCTCCGCTGATGACTGAGAACATCTCCACCAAGCACCCCTGGTTCATGCAGTGCACGGAGCAGCGGCGGAAGCTGTTCCTCAAGAGCTTCGCCTACATCGTGACGGTGGGCATGGTGGTCGCCTACATGGTGGGTCTCAACATGTCGTGGACGGCCATCACCACCGCCATCGCCCTGGTGGTCGTCGACTTCCGCGACGCCGAGCCGTGCCTCAACACCGTCTCCTACTCGCTGCTCGTCTTCTTCTCCGGGATGTTCATCACCGTCAGCGGATTCAACAAGACGGGGCTGCCGGGGGCCATCTGGAACTTCATGGCGCCCTACTCCAAGGTCAACAGCGTCGGCGGCATCTCCGTGCTCTCCATCATCATCCTCCTGCTATCCAACCTCGCATCCAACGTCCCAACAGTGCTTCTCTTGGGCGGAGAGGTtgcctcggcggcggcgctgatCTCGCCGGCGGCGGTGGTTCGGTCGTGGCTGCTGCTGGCTTGGGTGAGCACGGTGGCGGGCAACCTGTCGCTGCTGGGGTCGGCGGCGAACCTGATCGTGTGCGAGCAGGCTCGGCGGGCGACGCGCAACGCCTACGACCTCACCTTCTGGCAACACATCGTCTTCGGAGTGCCATCCACCCTCATCGTCACCGCCATCGGCATACCACTCATCGGAAAGATCAACATCTGATTGATCGATCGATCTGCCAGCCGCGCGCGCGATGCATGCAGGCATCAACGTAATACGTAACGACGCCGGCTCGTCGTGGTGCAGTGCATGTATACTCATCAGCTCCTATATACTTATACTACGTACGAGTACGTACAGTACGTGCCTCTCGATCAGTTCCGTATATATGTACGTGGTGTGtattatatattattattatgccCCCCTCAAAAAGCTTGAATTAATTCACTTAGCTTTGCTATTTATTGTGTTTTTGGAGCGAGGTGTAGCTGCTGCatctgtgcatgcatgcataattAAGCAGCTAGCTAGAGTGCACTGTCTGCTGCTGCTTGAAGaaagtatatatgcatatgcatgTGGATGTGGTCTTCTCAAACTATAAATATATCAACCATGCATCTCGCTCCTAGttgaaaactatatatatatatatatatatatatatatatatatatatatataattattgtATTTACAAATTAACCAATACTACACTCGGCGGCATCGGAAGAAAAGTGTTGCATACTTTGATGGAGGAGGCAGTtggatttttcttttttgaaaggGGCAGTTGGAGCTTGAAACCTAGAAACTTGGAACTAGATCCTTTGTATATTATTGCATCTCTTTCTCGGTATCTCACTACCCttcgtttttttttaaaaaagggcAATCATCAGACTACCGTACCATCGGTCATGCTCtgaaaataaatcaaattctcaGGTCACTCTTCTAAGTACAACATAGACCAAGTGCACAAGACGGCCCACTGCACAGCGTGCCCTTCCAACCGATGCTGAAACATTCTCTCTTCTAACCAAGCATCAATTTGCACACGTGTGAGGTGATGCTGAatacaaaaaagcaagcatcggTGATTCTACATGCCTCGATGCTTGGTCATTAATATGCAGTAGCATATGTCTTCTAGGTAGAGTAAAACGAATTGTTTCTTACAATTTAAATATTCAGTGGTCAACAAGTTCTGGCATCATGCAGATAAAAGTTTCAAACCTCGGTAATATTGTGGCTAGTTTAAGTATCTCTGCAAATTAAATGCAACACCTTGCACGTACCAAATTGTGGTGCGCTAGCATATCCATCGATCAGTCATCTAGCCTCTCTTAATTATTTTGCTAAACACTATTATACTCTTCCTAGGTAATAACACACCCAAATTAAGTATAGGCCACATATATAAACTGTAAACTTCAAAGAAATGTTAGGCCACAAATAGTTGTTAATTTTTCCCCTATATATTCGTTGTTAGACCACAAATAGTTGTTAACATTTACTCCCGGTTTGCGCCAACGATCGGGAGTAAAAGTTGACCTTTAGTCCTGGTTATTGGTTCCACTCAGAACTGAAGGTCCTGAACCACAACCCAatggcgcagtagccgttgggtagGGGCCTTTAATCTCGGTTAATAGATCTAATCGGGACTAAAGGTGCTTCTAATTCTGGATGCACAAAATTCCGGAACTAAAGCCAATTTTGGCAGAAGAATCAAAAGGTCGTTTCTCTACTAGTGATGCATCACTCCAAGTCATATATATAGGTGCATTATTTAAGTATCTTACTATATAGTATATACATTATAAACATATGCTAGCAAGTATCGGTGTCATATTATTCTAGGCATATAAATCTGGTTCAAGTTGATGTTTCTTAGAGAATATATAATCGCAATGCTAGTATATTGATATTTATATTGAATAAAAGTATGTAAAATCTGAGTTTCTGACCCTCTAATATATTTATTATTACAAAGCTGACGTCTCTAACATAATATAGTTTTTCTCTTGAAGCATATATATAAAGAGGTCGATTATATCATCGCAAGCATATTGTTATACATATGTGGCGCCGGTTACAAATATCTTTGATTGTGCCATGTGCGCCTTTATGTTTTCAGTCTTGAAAAATCACTTTTTTTGCAAggtttctaaaaaaaagaggtGCAGAACACATGAGAAAATATCTCATGAGTATATGCTTCTCGATCACTGGCATTAATATAGAGGGCAAAGCTAGGTCAACTAAAAGCAACGTTTAATTATTGACAGACTTCTCTGACAGAAATTTCTGCTATAAATCCTGATATCTTCCTAACTACTCTTATATTCTATAATTCATAGGATGATGCAAAAGTTGCTACGTTCTACTCCAATGGCCATCCGACAACACCTACATTTATTATTTCTAATAGTATAAATTCAAGCTACCTACAGCTAGTTCAAGGATGATGCAACATTTTATTTTGTCCTCTACAGAATGGAAGCATTGCCATTGGAATGGACCGCGCCTGCATCCAACAACACATTTCTCCACGGCATAAACATTTGCATAACGTCTTGAAATTGTCATCAAAAATTCATATGGATGATGCATGCAACCATTGTGCACACTGCAATGGCTTTCTGCATCCGACAACACATTTTGCCTACGTTACATTATAAACATATGCTAGCAAGTATCGGTGTCATATTATTCTAGGCATATAAATCTGGTTCAAGTTGATGTTTCTTAGAGAATATATAATCGCAATGCTAGTATATTGATATTTATATTGAATAAAAGTATGTAAAATCTGAGTTTCTGACCCTCTAATATATTTATTATTACAAAGCTGACGTCTCTAACATAATATAGTTTTTCTCTTGAAGCATATATATAAAGAGGTCGATTATATCATCGCAAGCATATTGTTATACATATGTGGCGCCGGTTACAAATATCTTTGATTGTGCCATGTGCGCCTTTATGTTTTCAGTCTTGAAAAATCACTTTTTTTGCAAggtttctaaaaaaaagaggtGCAGAACACATGAGAAAATATCTCATGAGTATATGCTTCTCGATCACTGGCATTAATATAGAGGGCAAAGCTAGGTCAACTAAAAGCAACGTTTAATTATTGACAGACTTCTCTGACAGAAATTTCTGCTATAAATCCTGATATCTTCCTAACTACTCTTATATTCTATAATTCATAGGATGATGCAAAAGTTGCTACGTTCTACTCCAATGGCCATCCGACAACACCTACATTTATTATTTCTAATAGTATAAATTCAAGCTACCTACAGCTAGTTCAAGGATGATGCAACATTTTATTTTGTCCTCTACAGAATGGAAGCATTGCCATTGGAATGGACCGCGCCTGCATCCAACAACACATTTCTCCACGGCATAAACATTTGCATAACGTCTTGAAATTGTCATCAAAAATTCATATGGATGATGCATGCAACCATTGTGCACACTGCAATGGCTTTCTGCATCCGACAACACATTTTGCCTACGTATACGCATTTGCAAGATAATACTGTTTTCTAAGGGTGATGCTGGAAACTCACCTGCCAACATAATACCCATCTTGAGCAATGCTAACAACTGCCCCACCATAAAACTATTCTACGGCAGCAGGAACCAATTGATGCATATGCATAGGAGGTCTGGGAGACTCTCCAGCAGCCACCTAGGTCACGCATGA contains:
- the LOC8078035 gene encoding putative transporter arsB, which codes for MALASVAKVVLGSLAFGVFWVLAVFPSVPFMPIGRTAGALLSAVLMIVFHVISPDDAYASVDLPILGLLFATMVVGSYLKNAGMFKHLGTLLAWRSQGGRDLLCRVCVVTALASALFTNDTCCVVLTEFVLELAAERNLPAKPFLLALASSANIGSSATPIGNPQNLVIAFNSKIPFPKFLLGILPAMLAGMAVNMVMLLCMYWKDLDGNGSPTMDVDGKRMQAVEEGAAHAAAAGVVEQSPKLLQLGTTNGGTGYMSPLMTENISTKHPWFMQCTEQRRKLFLKSFAYIVTVGMVVAYMVGLNMSWTAITTAIALVVVDFRDAEPCLNTVSYSLLVFFSGMFITVSGFNKTGLPGAIWNFMAPYSKVNSVGGISVLSIIILLLSNLASNVPTVLLLGGEVASAAALISPAAVVRSWLLLAWVSTVAGNLSLLGSAANLIVCEQARRATRNAYDLTFWQHIVFGVPSTLIVTAIGIPLIGKINI